TGAAGGAGAGGGGGACAAAGGGGGTAAGGTAGCTAATCAGGGTAAAAATAATCTGCTATAATACTCCCGTATGGACTTTGTAGAAATTTTAAAATGGGTGGGGATAGTGCTGGCGGCGGGATTTGTCGGCTACTTTGGGCGCTACCTGGCCATGATGATAATCGAGCGTGTCCATAAAAAGAAATCTCAGGAAACCGCAGTCACAGCACCGCTGGTTACCCCAGAGACAATTCAGCTTGAGATAGAGAAAGAAAAGGCCAAAGCGGAAAAGAAAAGGGCCAAAGCCGGGGCCAAAAGGGCCAAGAAAGAAAAGAAATAGAATAATCTGCAGGCAGGCGTTTCAGAGAGGCAAGACCCCTCTTTTTTTGTTACTTAAATCACTGAAAGCAGATGATTTATTGTGCTAAACTTTAATCGTGGCCAAAAAGCGCATTGACACCCTGATGGTGGAGAGGAGGCTGGCGGAAAGCCGTGCCAAAGCCCAGGCGCTTATCATGGCCGGCGAGGTTTTAATCGACGGAAGGCCAGCCGCCAAGTCGGGCACGCTTATCAGCGAGGACGTTGAAATTACCGTAAAAGAGTCGTTGCCCTACGTCAGCAGGGGGGGCATCAAGCTGGCGCACGCGCTCGACGCTTTCCAGATGGATGTTTCGGGGGTGGTGGCGGCGGACATCGGGGCTTCCACCGGGGGCTTCACCGACTGCCTGCTGCAGCGCGGAGCGACAAAAATATACGC
Above is a window of Chloroflexota bacterium DNA encoding:
- a CDS encoding TlyA family RNA methyltransferase gives rise to the protein MVERRLAESRAKAQALIMAGEVLIDGRPAAKSGTLISEDVEITVKESLPYVSRGGIKLAHALDAFQMDVSGVVAADIGASTGGFTDCLLQRGATKIYAIDVGYGQLDYRLRQDARVVVMERINARYPVSLPEKVDLATIDLSFISVTKVIPATLELLKDDGVLLVLIKPQFEAKREEVGRG